TCTGCTGCAACTCCAGTGCCTGCTCCACAAGGCTCTTTATGGTAGCGGCCTGGGCCTGTCCGGCCGGGGGTGCCTGTGACGGCGAGATGCTGCTCGCCGCAGCTTCCTCCGGAGTGCGCCCGAAGAGCTTAGCGAGGGCGGAATCCAGGTCAGTACCGAAGGCAACGCGGTTGCCGTTCACGAGGAGCACGAGTTTGAGTTCAGGGATCGGGCTCTTGGCCGCGGCGATGTAGACCGGCTCAGCATAGAGCAGGGAGTTCTCGATGGGAATGACGAGAAGGTTGCCGCGGATGATGGTGGACCCTCGCTGTCCCCACAGGGTCTGGTTCTTGGAGAACTCGGGGTCCTGGCCGATGCGTGACTCGACCTGCATGGGCCCGTCAACAAGGGCGTTCTTGGGGAAGCGGTAGCAGACGATCTCGCCGTAGTGCGCCGGGTCGCAACGGGCAGCCATCCAGGCGACCATGTTCTTGTCCTCACGGCCCTTGGGTGTGAAGGGCAGCATGAGCAGGAACTCTTCCTTTGTTTCGCCCGGCAGCTTCATGACGGCGTAGTAGGCCTCGGTCTTGCGGGCCTCAGAGCCGTAGATCTCGTTGGGGATGGCCCAGCTATCCTCCCGCTGGTAGAAGGTGGTCGCGTCGGTCATGTGGTAGTCCGCGTAGGTATCCGCCTGGACGGTGAAGAGCAGTTGCGGGAATCGGAAGTGCTGCTGGACCTCTCTGGGCGCCGGCTCTTTCTTGAGCAGCGTCGGGAAGATGCTCTGGTAGCACTGGATCATGGGATCAGTGGGATCAGTGCAGTAGAACTCGGGAATGCCGTCGTAGGCGTCGCAGACGACCTTCACGGAGTTGCGCATGTAGTTGACGCCCACCAGGGAGTGCGGTGTGGAATACGGATAGGTGCGCGAGTAGGTGTAGGCGTCGTTGATCCACTTGAGTTTGCCGTCGATGACCGTGATATACGGATCCGGATCACAGAGCAGGAAGAGGGGGCACAGAGTCTGGATGCGCTCCGGCAGGGTGCGGTTAATGATAACCCGACTGTCCTTGGTGAGGGACTGGGTGAAGAGGAGCTGCCAGTCCTGGAACCGAGCGAAGAAGGCGAGACGACGCCAGAAGCTAGCGACGGGTATGCCGCCCTTGCCGGTGTAGCGTGTGTAGGCGTTGCCTTCCTGGGCGTTGGCCGCGTTAGAGCCACCGCGAGCGTAGTCGAGTTCGTCAACCTTGGTGTTGGCGATGACGTAGTCCTCGATCTTGGCCAGGGGTTCGTCCATGATGCGCTGCTCAGCCGCACCGGGTCGATCCTGATCCTGCTGCGGTCCGCCCTGCTGTCCGGACTGCTGGCCGGTAGCGTCGGTGCCCTGGTTGGACTGGTCAGGCTGACCGGCTCGCTCGTGACGTTCGATGCTCTGGATGAGCTCGATGAAGCGTGGATGAATGCTGGTGAAGAAGTAGACGCCAGGCTGGTTGATCTGGAGGTCCTTGATGGACTGGGGCGGGATGTCCTTGACCCAGAAGTTGGGCAGGCCCTCCCCCGTCTCGCCGCGCCCAATCTCGTTGACCGGGGCTGCACAGACACCGTAGCCATGGGTGTACTGGAGGTGGCTCTTGACCCAAGTCTGGGGGGCCGGGATGCGATTGGAGTCGACCTGTCGAGGCGCGATCATGACCTGACGCACATGTCCGTCGATCGTGTAGCGGTCAACGTCGACGTCTGGGAAATCGTAGTAGGCCCGAAGTCCCTGGCGCTGATCCATGGTGCGCTCAAGGGGCCGGTGATCCCACAGGCGGATGTTGTCGATGGTGAGACGGTTGCGCTCGACCTGGTCCCAGGTGAGGTTCGTGACGACGTTGTGTAGGCGGTTCTGGATCTTGTCGAGGCCGAAGGCCTTGTTGGTGGCCTTGATGTTGGACTCGATGAAGGGCTTTTCCTTGTCGAACTGGGTCGGGTTGACCACGAGCCTCTGGACAGCCACGGGGTAGACCGTGCCACCCAGGAAGGAGAAGAGGAGGAGGACAGCGAGAGAACCCGCCGGCCAGAAGAGGCGGCGTGAGCGGATGCTGGCGATCATCACTACGGCACCGACAAGGCACAGAACCATCAGGCCATACATGACCGGAAGCCGGCCATAGACATCCGCATAGGCGGCACCCCAGAGGACGCCTCCCTTGTTGGACAGGAGCAGGCCGAACTGGTCGATCCGGTAGTTGATGATCTTGACGAGGAGGCCAAGGGCAACCAGAGCGTAGACATGGGTCCGGGCCCTCTGGGTGGTCTGGATGGAGTTGCCGACCACGCGGATGGCTTCCTGGTAGAGGTGGACCAGGATGGAGGCGATGGTCGCGACGACTACAGCCAGGAAGGCCGAGCGGACGAGATAGCGCAGGAAGCCGAGCTTGAAGACGTAGAAGCTGGCGTCCTTGCCGAAGATCGGATCGACATCATTGAAGGGGACAGCGTGGCCAAACTGCAGCCAGGGCAGCCATTTCCCGCTGGCGACGACTCCGGCCATAAGCCCGCCGAGGAGGGCGAAGACAAGCAGCGCCTTGTCGGCGTACTGCTCGATCTGCGCGCGCTCTTCGTCCGGCAGAAGGCGCTTGCCGAGAAGGGCGACATCGGGCGGCAGCGGCTTGCGGGCAATCCTGAGGTTGATCCACAACCACAGGAAGAAGAGGACACCGATGATGAGGCCGAGGACGATACGAGTGGAGAGAATGGTGGTAAACACAGCGCCCTGGGAGAGCGCGCTGAACCACAGGTAGTCAGTCCACAGTGTGAGAGCTTTGGCGGCAAGGATGAGGGCCAGGATTGCACCGAAGATGTAGTAGAACACTTTGGACGGCAGCGTCACAGTCATTCTCCTAGGGGGTAGTGGGCCGGCTTAGTGGTCGTCTTCGTCCTCATCGACGTCGGCAGGGGGTTCGTCCGCGTCGAGGCCCATGTTGCCCATTATCTTACGGAACTGTGTGAGTTCATCGTTCTCGTCGTCTTCCAGGTCAGCCGCCCAGACTTGGGCTTCGCCCAGCACCTGCTCGGCGACGAAGATGCGGGCATTCGTTCGCAAGGCGAGAGCGATGGCGTCGCTAGGTCTGGCATCAAGGGTTACGGAGCCGGTCGAGGTCGTAAGATGCAGGAGTCCGTAGAAGGTGCCGTTCTCCAGCTTCGTGACCTCAACGCGGGTCAAGCGGTGTCCAAGGGCCTGCAGGGCGTTGGCGAAGAGATCATGGGTAAGGGGTCGCTCGAAGGTCTCGCCGCGCAGGGCCAGGGCAATGGCATAGGCTTCGTACTCGCCAATGAGGATCGGGAGCAGTCTGACCTGCTGCAGGTCGGCGAGAATGACCAGAGTGTGTCCCTGCTGGTTCATGCCGATACGGTGGACGAGCATTTCTACCATCGGTCCATGACCTGCCTGTCAGATGGCCGGGGCCTCGCCAGAAGCGGGCCTTCCGGGTAAGCAGAGGACAGTTGGCGAGCCAGTCACCGGTCCTGCTGGTTGCTGTTGCGGCGCACGGCGTCGTAGTCAAGGCCAGCAGACTCGACGGCGTCGCGCCAAGTTCCGTACATCGATGGTTTGCGGGCTGCTGCGACGAGACTCCCCCATCCGTGGGTGCGCAGCCAAGAGACCGTGAGGCGTCCTCCCTGGGCGTGGATCTGCTTGATGGCACTGAGCACAGACTCGCGCGTCCAGTGGTGCCGCACGCGCTCCTTGTACTCAAGCCCCGCTGACCTGACAGCAGCGGCCCAGGAGCCGAAGTAGCGCGGACTGATCGCGGCGGCAAACAGGTCTGGTTGAGTGGCCCGCACACTCGTGGGGCTGAGGCCCCCCGGAGCCGTTCGAAGCTCACGCAGGGCGGCAAGGATGGCCTCACGAGACCAATGGCGCCTGTGTTCGTGCTCAGCAGGCTCCAGCCCTGCAGCGGCGAGGGCGGCACTCCAACTTCCGAGGTCTGGATGACGGAGTGCAGCCTGCACCAAGGGCGGGCTGAGACGTCTGGCCGCCGAGAAGGACAGGCGATGCCCTTCCCGAGCGAGGCGACGGATGTCAAGAAGGATACGCTCACGCGACCATTTGGAGCGGTTATTCGGCGGCGCATCTACCTCGGCCGCCCGCAGAGCGCTACGCCAGTCGCCGAAGAGCTTGTAGGCGGTAGTGACCATCCCGCCGAGGCCCAGATCGCGCAGTCGCCGAACTGAGAGCCTCTCTCCGCGGGCGTGCAGTCTGCGGATCTCGAGGAGTATGCGTTCGGATGTCCATTTCTGACGCTGCATGGTGGCAAGGCATCGGGCGCAACCCTCTTCCGGGCCCGACCGACGGCCCTCCCTAGTGGCACGAAAACCTGCCGGTGCTCCGGCAGGCTTGGGTTGCTGCCCGTGTTGAGCTTGTGTGAATGGTTCGAGTGTAACACAGGCAGACAGGGCAAGTCAACTTGGCGACCGCCTGGGAAACCGCGTCAGGGGGCCAATCAGGCGCCACAAGGCGTCGGTCGGAGGGAACGGGTGAACTGGGAGGGGAAAGCATTCGGCCACCGGGCGCGATCCGGTGGCCGAAGAGGGCCTAGGAAGGGACAAGTCGCCTTGTCGCAGATCCAATCGACACTACTATTGTACGGCAGCGGCACGTGGAACTTGATCAGATTATGCGCATGGGCGGGTCAAGTTTTGGTCTAGTCTCCGCCGCCGATGTTCTCCGCTCTAGACGGTGCAGAGGCAGAGGTACTCGAAGGCTTGGCAACTCCCTGCCGGATACCGTCGAGCTTGCTCCAGTAACCCAGGAGGGCGGCACGTCCGGCCTCCGTGATCGAGTAGGAGGTGTTGGGCGTGGCACCGATAAAGCGCTTCACTACGACGACGTACCCTGCCTCCGCGAGCTTGGCCATGTGGGAGGAGAGGTTTCCTCGGCTGAGGCCCAAGGCAGCTAGCAGGTAGTTGAAGTCGACCTCGTCCACACCACTAAGCATGGATAGGATTGCCAGGCGTGCCGGCTCATGAACCAGTCGATCAAGGGTCGGCACGCCAGCACTGATGGCTGTCATCGCTCGCCGGCCTCCCTGGCGTGACGCCGCATCTCGACCAGCAGCCAGCGGTTGTAGGCATGAAGGGCAACCGCAGCAACAAGCCAGGCGACAAGCAGCCATACGGAGATTGTCACCGCCGCGCTTTGAGCGTAGAAGGCGGAGGCGATCTCGGGCGCAACCGGCAGCGCTCCCCCCTGAAAGACGAGCTGAGGTGCAGCGGCGAGGATGCCGCCGAGGAGTACGGTAGTCGAGCCGATGATCTCTGTACCAGGCTCGCGAAGGCTGTACCTACCGACGATGTAAAGGTATAGTCCAAAGACCGTCAGGCCGATCACAGAGGCCTGCCAGGAGTCGACGTGGCCCGTGGCGGCCATGATGATTGGCAGCAGGATGCATGCGGGTCCGACCACTCGAGCCCAAAGCGGGGTCCGACGTGGCGTGGCGCAGGCGTTGCCGACCTGCTCGTAATAGACCTTCTCGACGGCACCGGGCGCCATCCTGAGCGCCAACCAGACGCAGAAGAGGAAGAAGGCACCGCCCAGAACGTACATCCCGGCGGTCTCAACCGGCGGCACGAGACCAGCGACGCGCAGCACAAAGAGCAGGGGGATGATGCCGATCGTGAACAGGATTCCCTGGGTGATCAGCGTCAGGCCCTTGGAGCGCGCGTAGAGGCGAGTGCACCCGGCCAGTATCTGGAGGCGGCTTCGGTCCATAGCTCGACGCCCGTCGGTCGGCAGATTGGTTTGCCCCACAAACTGATTTGCAGGCAGTATAGCTCTCGGTCAGCGGAAGTCAAGGGGTCTGCGCGTTTTTGTGTCGTGTGGCTGCAAGGCGCGGAGATGGAGCGGAGCGAGTGGAAGACATGGAAACCGGGAGGCCTGTTGCGGAAGGGCCTCCCGGTGGAGTACGAACTGAAGTGGGCCATACATGCAAGGCAAGGCCCGGTTGCTGGGTTGTTCAGGCGTTGTGCCCTAGCCCGGCGGTGGCGGCACATCAACGCCGGCTACGTAGAAGTCGTAGAAGGCTGAGTAGGAGACTTGCCCGTTGAGGTCCCGGGCAACGACGCGGACGCTGTACAGCTCAGGAGCCTGGGTACCGTCCGAACCGATGGAGTGAGAGTTTGGCGGGACGGCGTAGTTGAGGGACCAGGTGCCGTCGTAGATTGTGCCGGCCGTGGGAGCGCCCGGCGCCAACTCGGTCACGCCGCCGGTGGGACCGTAGACTTCGAACCGGAGACCCTTAGGCGAGCCGGAGGTGGAGGTGTTGATGCCATCGGCATCGGAGATCGCAGCGGTAAGGGTGAGCTGGCCTCCGGAGGCGCTGATCGGGAGCTCTTTGCTGGCAGAGAGCAGCACGGAGGTGATCTGCGGCGGCAACGGGCCAGTGACGTTGACGGAAGTGGCGCTGTACAGGCCACCGATGGAAGCGGAAACGTTAGCAGTTCCGGCCGCGAGGCCCTGGAAGACACCAGCGGCGCTTATCTGGCCGATGTCACCGGTGGCGGGGTTCTCGACGACCCAGGTGGGCTGGAGGTCGACCTTGTCGGCACCGACGTAGATGGAAGCGCGGAACTGCAGGGTTCCACCGACCTGAGCGCTGGGGCTCTGAGGATCAAGCGCAAGCGATGTGGGTGTGCCAAGGGCGGTAGGGATCATCGCGAGGCTGACGGCGGTGGTGCGATGTGCCAGGGTCTTGATGCGGACGGAGGTGTTGCGGTAGTCGCCGGACTCAGGGCTTTCAGCGGTGAGTACGACGGAGCCGCCGGGCAGCCCGGTAAGTGTGAAGGCCCCGTTGGCATCCGCGGTGGCGGACTGGCCGGTGACGGGTTCGCTGACGACGGCACCGGGAATGCCGACGGAGACGTCATCGGCCTCGACGACCTTGCCCTGGATCGTGGCATTGTCGGGGCTGGGGTGCGGTCCCACGTTGGGTGCGGCGCCGTCGCCGCCTCCACAGCCGGAGAGCAGCGATGCAGTGAGGATGAGACCAGCGACCAGCGCGAGCGGTGCGGAAGCAGTGGCGAGCCGTGACATGTAGCAGAGCCCCCTGGCCGGAGGGAGAGACCAGGCCCCTCAGGTGGTTGGTGTGGACGCAGCCGTCGTGCCGGTACCCGTCAGCCGACAAGGAGCGACCGGCGGGACCGACGGTATGTATTTTAGCGGGCAACCCGCACAAGACGCAAGGCCGACGCCATAGTTCCATCGTCAGCACAGGCAGAAACTCGAACCAGATACTGTCCGGAGGGCACCTGAGTGCCCGTGGCACTGCGGCCGTCCCAGGCGACGGAGTTGACTCCGGCGGTATGCAGACGGGCGGATTCGATCGCGCGCACAGGGCGACCGGCGATGTTCATCACGGAGACCTCGCACTGGGCATCGCGCGACAGGGTGAAGACAATCTGGGCACCGGAACCAGTCTGGGACACCGACATGGCGGTCACCTGAAGACCTGCGGAGGAGCGCAGAGAGGCTTCAAGGGTGAAGACCCTCTCCCCTGCCGTCTGTCCGGTATCGAAGGTGTACTGGGTCTGGTGCCTCATGCTGGTGCGGACGCCGGTGGAGAGGTCCGTCAGGTACAGATTGTAATCGGAAGGCACCTTGCTCAGGTCGGGCCAAGTCAGCGCGACCTTGCCCTGTGGGCTATCCCACGCCAGCCGTGCCTGCCACTTCATTGAACTCGCAGCGTGCGAGAGGAAGGAGGTGGCGTAGCCGGCGGAGGAGGCTGACGCCGTGCCGACGGTCGCGAAGGACAGGTCGAGGCCACCACTGAGTCGCGGCGGCGACTGGATGCCGTTCGCGGTCGAGCAAACGCCGAAGTAGTTGGCAGCATCGACCGCCGTGGTGCTGCGGGCGATGAGCTGGACGGGCCACTCCTTGGAGGCCACCGCGGAGGTGGTGACTCGCGAGCTCGAGGAGACCGCGCTTGTGCCGGAGGGACGAGAGATGGTGAGCGTGCAGGCCTTGTCAGCATAGACCCAGAAGCCGCGCCACGGGGCTACCAGGGTGGTGGCGCCAAACAGCGGGTGAACCAACTCGTAGTCGCCCGTGGAGGTGTTGTAGGTCCACGAGTAGCTGCGCATGATACCCGCGGCGTCGGCACTTGTGAGGTCCATGGTGGTGGTGCCATAGGTGACAGTTGAGGCGCTGAAGTCGACCGGAGCAAAGAAGGGATTGCCGAGCTGCTGCCATCCGGGCTGGACGGCGATGTCGAAGTTGCCCGCAGGCGCCGTGGTTCCGGAAGGAGTGACCGTACTGGGAGCGGGCAGCTTGATCCAGAAGCCTCGCCCGAGTCCCAGCTTGAGGAAGTCGCTAAGTGGCTCACCGGAGTAGACGGCATAGGTGTCCGAGGTGGGCTGATAGCGGGCGTACTTGAGCGCGCTTGTACTCAGGTTGAAGAGCGTCGCCGGATGGGCATCCAGGGGAAGGGCAGGGGCGCCGAGCATCTGGAGACCGGCCGGGAAGCTGACAGCGCCGTTCGCATAGCTCTGGACCGGGCCGGCCGCGACGACGTCCTTGCGCTCGTTGCCGAGCGTATCGATGCCGGTGATGGCGTAGTAGTAGTCAGCACCGTTGACGGTGGTCGAGTCGGTGTAGGTGCGCGCCGAAGGGTCGCTCAGTGTGACCAGGGGAGTGCGTCCCGATGCCGAGGAGAAGGATCGGGTGTCACGGTAGATGCGGAAGCGGGCCAAGTCGGAGGGTGCGACGTAGCCCGACCAGTCGAGCAGGATGACGCCGCCAGAGTCAGCCGGACGATCCTGGACGGTCAGTGTCTCCACACGTGTTGGTGCGTTGTCGTCATAGGAGTGGATCGGCCCAACGGTGCTGGACTCGACGCGATGGACTCCATCGGAGGCGGCCACACGGTAGTAGTAGTCGACGCCGTCGGTGGTCGTGTTGTCGACGTACTCGACCGTACCCTTGGCGCGGGTAGCGAGGTCGGTCCAGGTGGAGGTGGCAGACCCCTGCGCGCGGCTCACGATGTAGGAGGTGACAGTGTTGCCACCGGAGCCGTCATCGGCCGACTTGGTCCAGGTCAGCGTAATGCTGCCCCCCTGGTCGCCGGTCGTGTCTGCTGCGGCGAGGTTGGTGGGAGCACCCGGCGGAAGGGCTGCGCCCATGGCCCTGGCAGCGTTGATGCGACCGGCACCCAGCTTGCCGGCGTAGCCCGCATTCGAGGAGTCGATGTTGTCGCAGGAGGCGCGGAGGATGCGCAAGATGTCGGCGCCGGTGCGGGTCGGGTCCTGGGCTTTGAGCAAGGCGGCGAGCCCAGAGACCAGAGGCGCCGAGAACGAGGTGCCGCTGTTGTTCGTGAAGTAGCTCGTGAACCCGGAGACGGAGGGGTAGTAGACCCCGTCGCCGTGCAGGTTGACCCCAGGAGCGACGAGGTCAACGAAGTTGCGGTTGGTGGAGGCGTCGTAGTTGCTCCAGGAGGCCTTGCGGTCCTGAGAGTCAACGGAACCGACGCCGATGTTCATGTTGTCCGTCAGTGGGCCATTGCCGTTGTTGCACGCGGGCGAAGACCAAGTGGACTGGCTGTCGGTGAACTGCTGGTTGTCATTGCCTGCGGCCGAGACGGTGATGCCGCCCAGATTCCAGAGCTCGACAATGGGCCCCGTGAAGCTGGCCTCATAGCCCGCGCCGATGCTGAGGTTGAGGATGAAAGCGCCGTTGTCGACGGCATAGTACATGGCTTCGACGACGGTGGAGACGGCGGTCGTGCCATCATCGGGGAAGACCTTGAGCGGCATGACCGTGGCTTGCCAGGCAACACCGACACAGCCCCAGCCATTGGCAGCCGCAGCGGCCAGGCTGGCGCCGAGAGTGCCGTGGTTCACCTGCTCATCGGGCTCGCCGTCGTGGTTCTCATCGCGGCCGTTGGGTATGGCCTGGACGTTGTTGTTGTTGTCGTAGAAGTTCCAACCGTGGACATCGTCGATGTAGCCGTTGTCGTCGTCGTCGATGCCGTTGTTGGGGATCTCGTCGGAGTTGGTCCAGATTCTGTCGACGAGGTCGGGATGATCCAGGTCGATGCCGGAGTCGACGAAGGCGATCACAACGCTGCTGCTACCGGTGCCGATATCCCAGGCGGCCGGGGCCTTGATCTGCGGCAGATGCGTCTGGCTGGCATACTCGGGATCGGTTGGCGTGGCGGCGAGGTAGACGGCACGGTCTGGCTCAGCGAAGGCGACGTCCGGCAGGTTCTGGTACCGGGCGGCGGCAGTGAGGATGTCCGAACCGGCAGGGAGGTCTACGACCAGAAGGCGGCCGCGACCGAGCTGGCGGTTGACGGTGCCGCCCAGGGCGCGGACGCTGCTCGTTGCGACTGCAGCGGAGCGGACCCCAGGCTTGATACCGACGAGGAGGCGGTCAGCGACGGCAAGGTCAGGGACCCAGCGACTGGCCGTTCTGACCATGTGGCCGGCACCGCCGAGCTGAACGAAGCTCGTGTCGCCGGGAACGGCCAAGGCTGCCGCCGGCAGAAGGGTTGCCATGAGGAAAAGGATGGAGAGCGGGACTCGCGAGGCCTTCGGGGAGACTCTCCCAAGAAGGTGGGCTGGCATGTTAGGCATTGGGCTCCTCTTGGTGGGTCCGCGACGCCAGGGGTGTCGGGACGACACAGGCAGACAGAGAATGGCGCTGGATCGCGCGAAGGTGGCGTGCGCGCCCAGGGCCCCTGGCATCGCGTGGACCCCACAGAGGACGCTGATCCTGTGAGGGGTCTACG
Above is a window of Armatimonadia bacterium DNA encoding:
- a CDS encoding UPF0182 family protein encodes the protein MTLPSKVFYYIFGAILALILAAKALTLWTDYLWFSALSQGAVFTTILSTRIVLGLIIGVLFFLWLWINLRIARKPLPPDVALLGKRLLPDEERAQIEQYADKALLVFALLGGLMAGVVASGKWLPWLQFGHAVPFNDVDPIFGKDASFYVFKLGFLRYLVRSAFLAVVVATIASILVHLYQEAIRVVGNSIQTTQRARTHVYALVALGLLVKIINYRIDQFGLLLSNKGGVLWGAAYADVYGRLPVMYGLMVLCLVGAVVMIASIRSRRLFWPAGSLAVLLLFSFLGGTVYPVAVQRLVVNPTQFDKEKPFIESNIKATNKAFGLDKIQNRLHNVVTNLTWDQVERNRLTIDNIRLWDHRPLERTMDQRQGLRAYYDFPDVDVDRYTIDGHVRQVMIAPRQVDSNRIPAPQTWVKSHLQYTHGYGVCAAPVNEIGRGETGEGLPNFWVKDIPPQSIKDLQINQPGVYFFTSIHPRFIELIQSIERHERAGQPDQSNQGTDATGQQSGQQGGPQQDQDRPGAAEQRIMDEPLAKIEDYVIANTKVDELDYARGGSNAANAQEGNAYTRYTGKGGIPVASFWRRLAFFARFQDWQLLFTQSLTKDSRVIINRTLPERIQTLCPLFLLCDPDPYITVIDGKLKWINDAYTYSRTYPYSTPHSLVGVNYMRNSVKVVCDAYDGIPEFYCTDPTDPMIQCYQSIFPTLLKKEPAPREVQQHFRFPQLLFTVQADTYADYHMTDATTFYQREDSWAIPNEIYGSEARKTEAYYAVMKLPGETKEEFLLMLPFTPKGREDKNMVAWMAARCDPAHYGEIVCYRFPKNALVDGPMQVESRIGQDPEFSKNQTLWGQRGSTIIRGNLLVIPIENSLLYAEPVYIAAAKSPIPELKLVLLVNGNRVAFGTDLDSALAKLFGRTPEEAAASSISPSQAPPAGQAQAATIKSLVEQALELQQSKEKALNSGNLGEFQRLDSELANILDQIEKLAQ
- a CDS encoding bifunctional nuclease family protein, whose translation is MVEMLVHRIGMNQQGHTLVILADLQQVRLLPILIGEYEAYAIALALRGETFERPLTHDLFANALQALGHRLTRVEVTKLENGTFYGLLHLTTSTGSVTLDARPSDAIALALRTNARIFVAEQVLGEAQVWAADLEDDENDELTQFRKIMGNMGLDADEPPADVDEDEDDH
- a CDS encoding transcriptional regulator, with translation MTAISAGVPTLDRLVHEPARLAILSMLSGVDEVDFNYLLAALGLSRGNLSSHMAKLAEAGYVVVVKRFIGATPNTSYSITEAGRAALLGYWSKLDGIRQGVAKPSSTSASAPSRAENIGGGD
- a CDS encoding Ig-like domain-containing protein produces the protein MSRLATASAPLALVAGLILTASLLSGCGGGDGAAPNVGPHPSPDNATIQGKVVEADDVSVGIPGAVVSEPVTGQSATADANGAFTLTGLPGGSVVLTAESPESGDYRNTSVRIKTLAHRTTAVSLAMIPTALGTPTSLALDPQSPSAQVGGTLQFRASIYVGADKVDLQPTWVVENPATGDIGQISAAGVFQGLAAGTANVSASIGGLYSATSVNVTGPLPPQITSVLLSASKELPISASGGQLTLTAAISDADGINTSTSGSPKGLRFEVYGPTGGVTELAPGAPTAGTIYDGTWSLNYAVPPNSHSIGSDGTQAPELYSVRVVARDLNGQVSYSAFYDFYVAGVDVPPPPG
- a CDS encoding S8 family serine peptidase, whose product is MPNMPAHLLGRVSPKASRVPLSILFLMATLLPAAALAVPGDTSFVQLGGAGHMVRTASRWVPDLAVADRLLVGIKPGVRSAAVATSSVRALGGTVNRQLGRGRLLVVDLPAGSDILTAAARYQNLPDVAFAEPDRAVYLAATPTDPEYASQTHLPQIKAPAAWDIGTGSSSVVIAFVDSGIDLDHPDLVDRIWTNSDEIPNNGIDDDDNGYIDDVHGWNFYDNNNNVQAIPNGRDENHDGEPDEQVNHGTLGASLAAAAANGWGCVGVAWQATVMPLKVFPDDGTTAVSTVVEAMYYAVDNGAFILNLSIGAGYEASFTGPIVELWNLGGITVSAAGNDNQQFTDSQSTWSSPACNNGNGPLTDNMNIGVGSVDSQDRKASWSNYDASTNRNFVDLVAPGVNLHGDGVYYPSVSGFTSYFTNNSGTSFSAPLVSGLAALLKAQDPTRTGADILRILRASCDNIDSSNAGYAGKLGAGRINAARAMGAALPPGAPTNLAAADTTGDQGGSITLTWTKSADDGSGGNTVTSYIVSRAQGSATSTWTDLATRAKGTVEYVDNTTTDGVDYYYRVAASDGVHRVESSTVGPIHSYDDNAPTRVETLTVQDRPADSGGVILLDWSGYVAPSDLARFRIYRDTRSFSSASGRTPLVTLSDPSARTYTDSTTVNGADYYYAITGIDTLGNERKDVVAAGPVQSYANGAVSFPAGLQMLGAPALPLDAHPATLFNLSTSALKYARYQPTSDTYAVYSGEPLSDFLKLGLGRGFWIKLPAPSTVTPSGTTAPAGNFDIAVQPGWQQLGNPFFAPVDFSASTVTYGTTTMDLTSADAAGIMRSYSWTYNTSTGDYELVHPLFGATTLVAPWRGFWVYADKACTLTISRPSGTSAVSSSSRVTTSAVASKEWPVQLIARSTTAVDAANYFGVCSTANGIQSPPRLSGGLDLSFATVGTASASSAGYATSFLSHAASSMKWQARLAWDSPQGKVALTWPDLSKVPSDYNLYLTDLSTGVRTSMRHQTQYTFDTGQTAGERVFTLEASLRSSAGLQVTAMSVSQTGSGAQIVFTLSRDAQCEVSVMNIAGRPVRAIESARLHTAGVNSVAWDGRSATGTQVPSGQYLVRVSACADDGTMASALRLVRVAR